In Geotalea uraniireducens, one genomic interval encodes:
- a CDS encoding KpsF/GutQ family sugar-phosphate isomerase yields MILEEARKVIRIEAEALLTLADAIDGDFEKAVRLILSTKGRVVVTGMGKSGLIGQKIASTMASTGTPAFFLHPAEGIHGDLGMIMKGDVVIAISNSGETEEVVRILPIIKRLGASLVAMSGNRSSTLAKAGDVFLDISVKDEACPLGLAPTASTTATLAMGDALAVALLIERGFRAEDFALFHPGGALGKRLILRVEDLMHTGTAIPLVDAATPMSDALFEITAKGLGVTGVTAADGALAGVITDGDLRRALGKGLNVLNLPARELMSPNPKRINAGELAAKALQMMEQHSITSLFVFGDAGGEQPVGIIHLHDLLKAGIA; encoded by the coding sequence ATGATTCTTGAGGAAGCACGCAAAGTTATACGTATCGAAGCAGAAGCGCTCCTGACCCTGGCCGATGCCATCGATGGCGATTTCGAAAAGGCGGTCCGGTTGATCCTTTCCACCAAGGGGCGGGTGGTGGTCACCGGCATGGGAAAGTCGGGACTGATCGGACAAAAAATCGCCTCGACCATGGCATCGACCGGCACTCCCGCTTTCTTTCTCCACCCGGCGGAAGGAATCCATGGCGATCTCGGGATGATCATGAAAGGAGATGTGGTCATTGCCATCTCCAACAGCGGCGAGACCGAAGAGGTGGTGCGCATTCTGCCGATCATCAAGCGCCTCGGGGCATCGCTCGTCGCGATGTCCGGCAACCGATCTTCCACCCTGGCAAAGGCCGGCGACGTATTCCTCGATATCTCGGTCAAGGACGAAGCCTGCCCTCTGGGCCTCGCCCCCACGGCGTCGACAACGGCAACCCTCGCCATGGGGGACGCCCTCGCTGTGGCGCTGCTCATCGAACGGGGATTCCGGGCCGAGGACTTCGCCCTGTTCCATCCGGGTGGTGCACTCGGCAAGCGGCTCATCCTTCGGGTGGAGGACCTGATGCACACCGGCACGGCCATCCCCCTGGTTGATGCGGCAACGCCGATGAGTGACGCCCTGTTCGAGATAACCGCGAAGGGGCTTGGGGTTACCGGGGTAACGGCTGCGGACGGTGCGTTGGCCGGAGTCATTACTGACGGCGACCTGCGCCGGGCCCTCGGCAAAGGGCTGAATGTCCTTAACCTTCCCGCCAGGGAACTGATGTCGCCCAATCCCAAGCGGATCAATGCCGGAGAACTGGCTGCCAAGGCCCTGCAGATGATGGAACAGCACTCGATAACTTCACTTTTTGTCTTTGGCGATGCAGGCGGTGAGCAGCCGGTCGGCATCATCCATCTTCATGATCTGCTCAAGGCGGGTATTGCGTGA
- a CDS encoding phosphorylase translates to MTTTTIGLIAAMAEEIAPLLKAAERVEKVSVGRFTTYRVQLGDSTVWLVQSGMGEHHAAAAMEQLLATATPSVIISFGFGGAVLKGLHVGDIVIGVSSWRYSQSGFQLQPGGAHPCNEAVIAALASEGTGRLTVGEIITSTQILVKNNLAGKLPGGMSAPVLDMETAALAELAHRHGLPLIALRAISDDAGEELGFSLQEFTDEELNIRPGKVLATIIRKPRIIPQLIRLARNSKLAGKKLALAVRETVLYLDSQDPQGGNHPLRKAGE, encoded by the coding sequence ATGACCACCACAACCATCGGCCTGATCGCCGCAATGGCCGAAGAGATAGCACCGCTTTTGAAAGCGGCCGAGCGGGTCGAAAAAGTGTCGGTCGGTCGCTTCACCACCTACCGGGTTCAACTCGGCGACTCGACCGTCTGGCTTGTCCAGTCGGGGATGGGAGAGCACCATGCCGCCGCCGCCATGGAACAGTTGCTTGCCACCGCGACACCATCCGTCATTATCTCCTTCGGCTTTGGGGGGGCGGTTCTAAAGGGATTGCACGTCGGCGACATCGTCATCGGCGTTTCGAGCTGGCGTTACAGTCAGTCGGGCTTCCAACTGCAGCCCGGAGGGGCGCACCCCTGTAACGAGGCGGTGATCGCCGCCCTTGCAAGCGAAGGCACCGGACGACTTACCGTCGGCGAGATCATCACTTCAACACAAATACTCGTCAAGAATAACCTGGCGGGAAAACTGCCGGGCGGCATGTCTGCCCCGGTCCTCGACATGGAAACCGCCGCCCTGGCAGAACTGGCACACCGTCACGGTCTGCCGTTGATTGCGCTGCGGGCGATCAGCGACGACGCCGGCGAAGAGCTAGGTTTCTCACTGCAGGAGTTTACCGACGAAGAACTGAATATCCGGCCGGGCAAAGTACTCGCCACCATCATCCGCAAGCCGCGGATCATCCCCCAGCTGATCAGACTGGCCCGCAACAGCAAACTGGCCGGGAAGAAACTGGCCCTCGCGGTTAGGGAAACCGTTCTCTATCTCGACTCACAAGACCCGCAGGGGGGAAATCACCCCTTGCGCAAGGCAGGGGAATAG
- the lptB gene encoding LPS export ABC transporter ATP-binding protein — translation MTGKSADDIVLRAQGLKKGFGKRIVVNGVDLRVAAGEVVGLLGPNGAGKTTTFYMVVGLCRPDAGHVFLGTEEITGLPMYQRARLGISYLPQEPSVFRKLTVEENLLAVLETMDLAPVERRERVAELLGEFKITHIARSRGYALSGGERRRVEIARALATNPSFILLDEPFAGIDPIAVLDIQGIITELKERGIGILISDHNVRETLGVCDSAYIMNSGTVIEFGDPATIAESKTAREIYLGEKFRL, via the coding sequence ATGACGGGAAAAAGCGCTGATGATATTGTTCTCCGGGCGCAGGGGCTCAAAAAGGGGTTCGGCAAGCGCATCGTGGTAAACGGTGTCGATCTCCGGGTTGCCGCCGGTGAAGTCGTTGGTCTGCTGGGGCCCAACGGGGCTGGCAAAACCACTACGTTCTACATGGTAGTGGGCCTTTGTCGACCCGATGCCGGACACGTTTTCCTCGGCACCGAAGAGATTACGGGGCTGCCGATGTACCAGCGAGCCCGGCTCGGCATCAGCTATCTGCCCCAGGAGCCGTCGGTGTTCCGAAAGCTGACCGTTGAGGAAAACCTCCTGGCCGTGCTGGAAACCATGGATCTGGCCCCCGTTGAGCGACGAGAGCGGGTTGCGGAGCTTTTGGGCGAATTCAAGATTACCCATATTGCCCGAAGCAGAGGATATGCCCTTTCCGGTGGGGAGCGACGGCGAGTGGAGATCGCCAGGGCGCTGGCCACCAACCCGTCGTTTATTTTGCTTGACGAACCTTTCGCCGGGATCGATCCGATAGCGGTGCTCGACATTCAGGGCATCATAACCGAACTCAAAGAGCGGGGGATCGGCATCTTGATCTCGGACCATAATGTTCGGGAAACTTTGGGCGTTTGCGACAGCGCCTATATTATGAACTCGGGGACGGTCATCGAATTCGGCGACCCGGCGACGATAGCCGAGAGCAAGACAGCGCGTGAGATATATCTTGGGGAGAAGTTCCGGTTGTAG
- a CDS encoding HD-GYP domain-containing protein: MMNKTSGNLVVVDDDPYVLESLSSLLMNFGYSVRAFLRGGDAVAYFAKSGGDLVLTDINMPQMTGIELLEAVHRHDREVPVILLTGYAEFSVAVEAIKKGAFDFIIKPYDPLYLFHAIEKGINYKRLLQIEKNYKAELEETVKQRTQELADTLRMLTEMSTEVVKRLTAAAELRDEETGAHISRIGMYANRIAHFLGMPDGFVENITLASAMHDIGKIGIPDSILFKPGPLNDLEFATIRKHTVIGAKILQGSAYAMLRMAESIALNHHERWDGSGYPNGLRGTDIPVEGRIVMLADQYDALRSRRAYKPSFDHETAYKIIVSGDGRTLPGHFDPEVLRAFKELATQFDDIYSGLLDAADKDVPESTPSWLRSTN; the protein is encoded by the coding sequence ATGATGAACAAGACAAGCGGTAATCTTGTTGTGGTGGATGACGATCCCTATGTGCTGGAGAGTCTCTCGTCGCTCCTGATGAATTTCGGGTACTCGGTCCGGGCCTTTCTCCGGGGTGGCGATGCGGTCGCCTATTTTGCCAAGAGCGGCGGCGATCTCGTCCTGACCGATATCAACATGCCCCAGATGACGGGGATTGAGTTGCTGGAAGCCGTCCATCGCCATGACCGGGAGGTGCCGGTAATCCTCTTGACGGGGTATGCGGAATTTTCCGTGGCGGTCGAGGCAATCAAAAAGGGTGCCTTTGATTTTATTATCAAGCCTTACGATCCGCTTTACCTGTTTCACGCCATTGAGAAAGGGATCAACTACAAGCGGCTTCTTCAGATCGAAAAGAACTACAAGGCAGAGCTAGAAGAGACCGTCAAGCAGAGAACACAGGAGCTGGCGGATACCCTCCGCATGCTCACCGAGATGAGCACGGAAGTGGTGAAACGTTTGACGGCAGCTGCGGAACTGCGCGACGAGGAAACCGGCGCCCATATTTCGCGCATCGGCATGTATGCGAACCGGATCGCCCACTTCTTGGGAATGCCCGATGGGTTCGTCGAGAATATCACGCTCGCCAGCGCCATGCATGATATCGGCAAGATCGGCATTCCCGACTCGATTCTGTTTAAACCGGGGCCGCTTAATGATCTTGAATTCGCGACGATTCGCAAGCATACGGTGATCGGGGCGAAAATCCTGCAGGGGTCCGCTTACGCAATGCTCCGGATGGCCGAGTCGATAGCTCTCAACCATCATGAACGATGGGATGGCTCGGGGTACCCTAACGGGCTGCGGGGGACGGATATCCCTGTCGAGGGGAGGATCGTCATGCTGGCTGATCAGTATGACGCGTTGCGGAGCCGGAGAGCCTATAAACCCTCCTTTGACCATGAGACGGCGTACAAGATTATTGTCAGCGGCGATGGCAGGACACTGCCGGGACATTTTGATCCCGAGGTGCTCAGGGCCTTCAAAGAGCTTGCTACCCAGTTCGATGACATTTACAGCGGTTTGCTGGATGCTGCCGATAAAGATGTCCCCGAATCGACTCCTTCCTGGCTCAGGTCGACGAATTAA
- a CDS encoding MlaD family protein, protein MAFSTEKKVGFFFVIGFVLLGIMLELGERWNPFEKNIPYKTYLKSTTGLKIGDPVRLAGVEVGKITGIGIDDSRVRVDFDVKPGTTIKTDSVATIRLTNLLGGQFLGISFGSPTATALPPNSEVRSREIANIDVIVDNVSDLAKDAKSLINDLNTNQHEVLTKISTILDENRAGLHGAILNMNSITAKMDHGDGSLALLLNDKSLYNNTNQLTASLRNISTKLEKGEGTLGKLINDDAFYRDAKGAMASINDGAKDFKEIAGKINRGEGSVGKLVNDDSLYVEMRDASKNLKEVAQKINDGQGTLGKLVNDDKLYRDTTAAMKKVEKAADGLSDSGPISVLGSVIGTLF, encoded by the coding sequence ATGGCATTTTCAACGGAAAAGAAGGTAGGTTTCTTCTTTGTGATCGGGTTCGTGCTCCTCGGGATCATGCTGGAACTGGGTGAGCGATGGAATCCTTTCGAAAAGAATATTCCCTACAAGACGTATCTAAAGAGCACGACAGGGCTGAAAATCGGTGATCCGGTGCGTTTGGCGGGGGTTGAGGTCGGCAAGATAACCGGTATCGGTATCGATGACAGCCGGGTGCGGGTCGATTTTGATGTCAAGCCGGGAACGACCATCAAGACCGATTCGGTGGCGACCATCCGGTTGACAAATCTCCTTGGTGGCCAGTTCCTCGGGATTTCCTTCGGCTCGCCGACGGCGACGGCTCTCCCGCCGAACAGTGAGGTGCGGAGCAGGGAAATCGCCAATATTGACGTCATTGTCGATAATGTCAGCGATCTCGCCAAGGATGCCAAATCGTTGATTAATGATCTGAATACCAACCAGCACGAAGTACTGACGAAAATTTCCACCATCCTCGACGAGAACCGGGCCGGTTTGCACGGTGCCATTCTCAATATGAACAGTATCACTGCCAAAATGGACCATGGTGATGGTTCGCTGGCCCTGCTGCTGAATGACAAGTCATTGTATAACAATACCAACCAGTTGACCGCCAGCCTGCGTAATATCTCGACCAAGCTTGAAAAAGGCGAGGGGACGCTCGGGAAACTAATCAATGACGACGCTTTCTATCGTGATGCCAAGGGGGCGATGGCGAGCATCAACGACGGCGCCAAGGATTTCAAGGAGATCGCCGGCAAGATCAATCGCGGCGAAGGGAGTGTCGGAAAACTCGTCAATGATGACAGCCTGTACGTAGAGATGCGGGACGCTTCGAAAAATCTCAAGGAGGTCGCCCAGAAGATTAATGACGGGCAGGGAACTCTCGGGAAACTGGTGAACGACGACAAATTGTATCGGGATACCACCGCGGCGATGAAGAAGGTGGAAAAAGCGGCGGATGGTCTGTCGGACAGTGGCCCGATCTCGGTTTTGGGGAGCGTGATCGGCACTCTCTTCTGA
- a CDS encoding CTP synthase: protein MKTKFIFVTGGVVSSIGKGLASASLGALLEARGLRVTMQKLDPYINVDPGTMSPFQHGEVFVTDDGAETDLDLGHYERYTTAKLSKRSNFTTGQVYFSVIEKERRGDYLGGTVQVIPHITDEIKHKILENAKGADVAIVEVGGTVGDIESLPFLEAIRQFKADRGAGNVLYIHVTLVPYIKTAGEIKTKPTQHSVKELREIGIQPDILICRCECDLPTEMKAKIALFCNVEEKAVITSTDAEHIYAVPLALHREGLDEQVVEKLNIWTKAPDLVHWQSVVEKLRHPENGDVRIAIVGKYVNLTESYKSLAEALTHGGIANNCRVILQYLDSEKLESEGLDGVFDDVDAVLVPGGFGERGTEGKIKAIEYARTQKIPFFGICLGMQMAVVEYARNVCGLAEAFSSEFRPDCTNPVIHLMEEQKGISRKGGTMRLGAYPCNLTKGTFAQKAYGALDISERHRHRYEFNNAYRELLAGKGLVISGLYREGDLVEIVEVADHPWFLGCQFHPEFKSKPLSPHPLFKAFVTAALEQRKRRG from the coding sequence ATGAAAACCAAGTTCATTTTTGTGACCGGTGGCGTGGTGTCGTCCATCGGCAAAGGTCTTGCCTCGGCATCGCTCGGCGCGCTTCTCGAGGCGCGCGGGCTGCGGGTTACCATGCAGAAGCTCGACCCGTACATCAATGTCGATCCCGGTACTATGTCGCCTTTTCAGCACGGCGAGGTGTTCGTGACCGACGATGGCGCCGAGACGGACCTCGACCTAGGTCACTATGAACGTTACACCACGGCAAAACTTTCCAAGCGGAGCAATTTCACTACCGGCCAGGTTTACTTTTCGGTCATCGAGAAAGAGCGGCGGGGAGATTATCTCGGCGGGACCGTTCAGGTGATTCCCCACATCACCGATGAAATCAAGCACAAGATCCTGGAGAACGCCAAGGGTGCCGACGTTGCCATCGTTGAAGTCGGCGGGACGGTCGGCGATATCGAATCGCTGCCGTTTCTGGAGGCGATCCGCCAGTTCAAGGCGGACCGGGGGGCAGGGAACGTCCTCTATATCCATGTTACCCTTGTGCCGTACATCAAAACTGCCGGCGAGATCAAGACCAAGCCGACCCAGCATTCGGTCAAGGAGTTGCGCGAAATCGGGATTCAGCCCGATATTCTGATTTGCCGCTGCGAATGCGATCTGCCGACCGAGATGAAGGCCAAGATCGCCCTTTTCTGTAACGTGGAGGAAAAGGCCGTCATTACTTCGACGGATGCCGAGCATATCTACGCCGTGCCCCTTGCATTGCACCGGGAGGGACTTGACGAACAGGTCGTCGAGAAACTCAATATCTGGACCAAGGCTCCGGATCTGGTCCATTGGCAGAGTGTGGTCGAAAAGCTGCGCCACCCGGAAAACGGCGATGTGCGGATTGCCATCGTCGGCAAATACGTCAACCTTACCGAGTCATACAAATCGCTGGCGGAGGCTCTGACCCATGGCGGGATTGCCAACAACTGCCGGGTGATTCTGCAGTATCTCGATTCGGAAAAGCTTGAAAGCGAAGGACTTGATGGCGTTTTCGACGATGTGGATGCGGTTCTCGTCCCGGGCGGGTTCGGTGAACGGGGAACCGAAGGGAAGATCAAGGCTATCGAATATGCCCGAACGCAGAAGATCCCGTTTTTCGGTATCTGTCTCGGCATGCAAATGGCGGTGGTCGAATATGCCAGGAATGTCTGCGGGCTTGCCGAGGCATTTTCGAGCGAATTCAGGCCGGATTGCACCAATCCGGTCATTCATCTCATGGAAGAGCAGAAGGGGATCAGCCGCAAGGGGGGGACCATGCGTCTCGGGGCGTACCCCTGTAATTTGACCAAGGGAACCTTTGCCCAGAAAGCGTACGGGGCGCTCGATATTTCGGAACGACACCGCCATCGTTATGAATTCAACAATGCCTATCGGGAACTCCTGGCAGGGAAGGGGCTGGTCATCTCCGGCCTTTATCGGGAGGGTGATCTGGTAGAGATTGTCGAGGTTGCCGATCATCCCTGGTTCCTGGGTTGCCAGTTCCATCCCGAATTCAAATCGAAGCCGCTCAGCCCGCATCCGCTCTTCAAGGCGTTTGTCACGGCAGCGCTTGAGCAGCGGAAGCGGCGGGGATAG
- a CDS encoding KdsC family phosphatase encodes MRERLRNIRLLLLDVDGVMTDGRIIFDSNGIESKFFNVKDGHGIKMVQRAGIEVGIISGRESQVVTNRAAELGISLVYQKSLDKLTPYQAILTQTGLSDSQVAYMGDDIIDLPLLRRVGVAAAPADAVPDVLPHVHFVAKNRGGWGAVREVCDLLLKEQGRWDEITARYFR; translated from the coding sequence ATGCGGGAACGTCTCCGGAATATCAGGTTACTCCTCCTCGATGTCGATGGTGTCATGACCGACGGCCGGATCATTTTTGATTCCAATGGCATCGAGAGCAAGTTTTTCAACGTTAAGGACGGTCACGGAATCAAGATGGTGCAGCGCGCCGGCATCGAGGTCGGCATCATTTCCGGTCGTGAGTCCCAGGTCGTTACAAATCGGGCTGCCGAACTCGGCATTTCCCTCGTTTATCAAAAGTCCCTCGATAAATTGACCCCTTACCAGGCGATTCTTACCCAGACGGGACTCAGCGATTCCCAAGTGGCGTATATGGGCGACGACATCATTGATCTGCCGCTCCTGCGCCGGGTGGGAGTTGCCGCTGCTCCGGCCGATGCCGTTCCCGATGTCCTCCCTCACGTTCATTTCGTAGCCAAGAACCGCGGTGGCTGGGGAGCAGTCCGGGAAGTCTGCGACCTCCTCCTTAAGGAGCAGGGGCGCTGGGACGAAATTACCGCCCGTTACTTCCGTTAG
- the lptC gene encoding LPS export ABC transporter periplasmic protein LptC — translation MAKINKIRHVLATIIILAILYLAVSLVLKLTQTMPQDTRLPVLPRNIELSLNNIHYSEVKDGVKKWELFADKGEFDKAKNVTLLMAVRFVLPDTGRNGTITLTADHAEYQNETKNVTLSGNVFARSDSGMEFTTSRVFYDASRALVTSQDRVRYTDGRLTVEGIGMELAVRTKNVKVLRDVQAIVTTGKKG, via the coding sequence ATGGCAAAGATCAATAAAATCAGGCATGTTCTTGCCACAATCATAATTCTGGCAATTCTCTATCTTGCGGTATCCTTGGTGCTGAAACTCACCCAGACTATGCCACAAGACACGCGATTGCCGGTGCTCCCACGGAACATCGAACTTTCACTTAATAATATCCACTATTCTGAAGTGAAGGATGGGGTCAAAAAGTGGGAGCTTTTTGCCGACAAAGGCGAATTTGACAAAGCGAAAAATGTGACTCTGTTGATGGCGGTCCGCTTTGTACTTCCCGATACCGGCAGGAACGGCACTATCACCCTGACTGCCGATCATGCCGAGTATCAGAACGAGACGAAGAACGTGACCCTGTCCGGGAATGTGTTTGCACGCAGTGATTCAGGAATGGAATTTACCACGTCCCGGGTATTTTACGATGCCTCCCGCGCCCTGGTCACTTCACAGGATCGGGTGCGCTATACCGATGGTCGCTTGACCGTCGAGGGGATCGGTATGGAGCTAGCCGTGCGAACGAAAAATGTCAAAGTTCTCAGGGATGTCCAGGCAATCGTCACTACCGGTAAAAAAGGGTAA
- the lptA gene encoding lipopolysaccharide transport periplasmic protein LptA, giving the protein MLLSLLGGEVFAAQPLSGDRGGQPITIKSNELATDSKSRTATFSGNVTARQGDLTIYADRLTVYYLAKGGEVEKVEASGNVRVVQGDRLATAREGVYLNKEQKIVLTGEPKVFQGENAVSGKVITYYVNEQKSVVTGGADARVEAVIHPKEKGKDDGKKR; this is encoded by the coding sequence TTGCTGCTGTCGCTGCTTGGCGGTGAGGTCTTTGCCGCCCAGCCGTTGTCCGGCGACCGTGGTGGGCAACCGATAACGATCAAGTCGAACGAACTGGCCACCGACAGCAAAAGCAGGACTGCGACCTTCTCTGGTAACGTGACGGCGCGGCAGGGAGATCTGACCATTTACGCCGACCGCCTGACGGTTTATTATCTCGCCAAAGGTGGCGAGGTCGAAAAGGTTGAAGCCTCCGGAAATGTGCGGGTAGTTCAGGGCGACCGCCTGGCAACCGCGCGCGAGGGGGTTTATCTGAACAAAGAACAGAAAATTGTTCTCACCGGTGAACCCAAGGTCTTTCAGGGAGAGAATGCCGTTTCCGGCAAGGTCATAACGTACTACGTCAACGAGCAGAAAAGTGTGGTGACCGGTGGTGCCGATGCACGGGTAGAGGCCGTCATCCATCCAAAGGAAAAAGGGAAGGATGACGGGAAAAAGCGCTGA
- a CDS encoding carotenoid biosynthesis protein, whose protein sequence is MEDFARIAVGTLTMRPYVFAFFVAYLVAAVPHLGWRRTCLFTLFGYLISFTSEVCSINTGIPYGWYYYIDTTSMRELWIAGVPFFDSLSYVFLAYCSYTTALLFVSPVKAWRWDLVTLETRSIRQSVAVLLLGSLFQVFLDIIVDPVALQGRRWFLGQIYGYREVGVHFGVPLSNYLGWWLVSMVMIFVLQRLAARPVKADKPAGVAALPFRALYGPLLYVSVIVFNLTVTVVIGEKLMAMTGIFIYVLPLVMAVVTIARRTNRYRKEELAEHLRDYPYSPALRKG, encoded by the coding sequence ATGGAGGATTTCGCCCGTATTGCCGTAGGGACGCTGACGATGCGACCCTATGTGTTCGCCTTTTTCGTCGCCTACCTCGTGGCGGCGGTTCCCCATCTTGGGTGGCGAAGGACATGTCTCTTCACTCTCTTCGGGTATCTGATCTCCTTTACCTCGGAGGTCTGCTCGATCAATACCGGCATCCCCTACGGCTGGTATTATTACATCGACACCACCAGCATGCGGGAACTCTGGATCGCCGGTGTCCCTTTCTTTGATTCACTTTCCTATGTCTTTCTCGCCTACTGCAGCTACACTACTGCGCTGTTGTTCGTGTCTCCCGTCAAAGCGTGGCGCTGGGACCTGGTCACCCTGGAAACCCGCTCGATCCGTCAATCTGTGGCGGTGTTGCTGCTAGGATCGCTCTTTCAGGTGTTTCTCGATATCATCGTTGATCCGGTCGCTTTGCAAGGCCGGCGCTGGTTTCTCGGCCAGATTTACGGCTATCGCGAGGTGGGAGTGCATTTCGGGGTGCCGTTGTCGAACTATCTTGGGTGGTGGCTGGTAAGTATGGTGATGATCTTCGTTCTGCAACGGCTGGCGGCCCGTCCCGTGAAAGCGGATAAGCCGGCCGGCGTGGCGGCGCTGCCGTTTCGCGCCCTTTACGGTCCCCTGTTATATGTTTCGGTGATCGTGTTCAATCTGACGGTGACGGTGGTGATTGGCGAAAAGCTCATGGCGATGACCGGAATCTTCATTTACGTGCTGCCTTTGGTTATGGCGGTCGTTACCATCGCCCGCCGGACCAACCGCTACCGTAAGGAGGAGTTGGCGGAGCATCTGCGGGATTATCCCTATTCCCCTGCCTTGCGCAAGGGGTGA
- the kdsB gene encoding 3-deoxy-manno-octulosonate cytidylyltransferase → MKITAIIPARFASTRFPGKALADIMGKPMVQHVYERTARASLVSNVIVATDDERIAEAVRSFGGCVEMTAADHETGTDRLAEVASRIDAELIVNVQGDEPLIDPRMIDEAIAPLAERDSILMGTLKSRIKTLHDFLSPNVVKVVTDREGYALYFSRSPLPNFRDKWNDLKDEAFISGKLLCFKHVGLYVYRRDFLLEYARMAPTPLELAEKLEQLRALENGYRIRVVETAAESIGVDTPSDLEKVIENLTRPVSER, encoded by the coding sequence ATGAAAATTACTGCTATTATTCCAGCCCGCTTTGCCTCGACACGTTTTCCGGGTAAGGCACTTGCCGACATCATGGGTAAGCCGATGGTGCAGCATGTCTATGAACGGACCGCCCGGGCTTCGCTGGTTTCCAACGTGATCGTCGCGACTGATGACGAGCGGATTGCCGAAGCCGTCCGTTCGTTTGGCGGTTGCGTGGAGATGACCGCCGCGGACCATGAGACCGGGACAGACCGGCTGGCGGAGGTAGCGTCGCGCATTGATGCCGAACTGATCGTCAATGTGCAGGGAGATGAGCCGCTCATCGATCCGCGGATGATCGACGAGGCGATTGCGCCACTTGCCGAGCGGGACAGTATCCTTATGGGCACATTGAAGAGCAGGATCAAGACTCTTCATGATTTTCTCAGCCCCAACGTGGTCAAGGTCGTGACCGATCGGGAAGGATATGCACTCTATTTCTCCCGGTCGCCTCTGCCCAATTTCAGGGACAAATGGAACGATCTGAAAGACGAGGCGTTTATCTCCGGAAAGCTGCTCTGCTTCAAACATGTGGGACTGTATGTCTATCGCCGGGACTTTCTCCTCGAATATGCCCGCATGGCGCCGACCCCCCTTGAGCTGGCGGAGAAGCTCGAGCAGTTGCGCGCTCTGGAAAATGGTTATCGGATCAGGGTCGTCGAAACTGCCGCCGAATCAATCGGTGTCGATACCCCGAGCGATCTGGAAAAAGTTATCGAGAATCTGACACGGCCCGTCTCGGAACGTTGA
- the kdsA gene encoding 3-deoxy-8-phosphooctulonate synthase, translated as MTKEISLGSVKIGGDRPLVLIAGPCVIESEAATLRCAERLMTLCNGLSISLIFKASYDKANRTSLTAFRGPGMKEGLQILKKVKESLGIPVLSDIHSIEQVQPAAEVLDILQIPAFLCRQTDLIVEAARSGKVVNIKKGQFLAPWDMENVVGKVVATGHDKIILTERGVSFGYNNLVSDMRSLPIMRRFGYPVVFDATHSVQLPGGQGGSSGGQREFVEYLGRAAVATGVDGIFMEVHEDPEKALCDGPNSVRLDDLPILLKKLKAIDAIVKGPAPRTDR; from the coding sequence ATGACGAAGGAAATTTCGCTCGGAAGTGTGAAGATTGGCGGTGATCGACCCCTGGTGCTGATTGCCGGCCCCTGCGTGATCGAAAGCGAAGCGGCGACCTTGCGGTGCGCCGAACGGTTGATGACGCTGTGTAACGGCCTTTCCATCTCACTGATCTTCAAAGCCTCGTACGATAAGGCAAACCGGACATCGCTCACCGCATTTCGCGGGCCCGGCATGAAGGAAGGGTTGCAGATCCTCAAAAAGGTCAAGGAGTCGCTCGGCATACCGGTTCTTTCCGACATCCACTCCATCGAGCAGGTCCAGCCGGCGGCCGAGGTGCTCGACATCCTCCAGATCCCTGCTTTCCTCTGCCGGCAGACCGATCTGATCGTCGAAGCCGCCCGGAGTGGCAAGGTCGTCAACATCAAGAAGGGGCAGTTCCTTGCTCCCTGGGATATGGAAAACGTCGTCGGCAAGGTGGTGGCCACCGGCCACGACAAGATCATCCTGACGGAGCGTGGGGTCTCGTTTGGCTACAACAACCTCGTTTCCGACATGCGGAGCCTGCCGATCATGCGTCGCTTCGGTTATCCGGTAGTCTTCGATGCCACGCACAGCGTGCAGTTGCCGGGTGGACAGGGGGGCTCGTCCGGCGGACAGCGCGAGTTCGTCGAATATCTCGGCCGGGCGGCGGTTGCCACCGGTGTCGATGGAATTTTCATGGAGGTCCACGAAGATCCGGAAAAGGCCCTCTGCGACGGGCCGAATTCAGTGCGCCTCGATGATCTGCCGATCCTTTTGAAAAAGCTCAAGGCAATCGATGCCATCGTTAAGGGACCGGCGCCGCGAACCGACCGGTGA